In Helicobacter mastomyrinus, the sequence TTTATGTTTTGTGCTTTTAAGTGTTTTTGGTGTTTCGCTTGGGTTTGCAAAAGCTCAAGATATTCATATTATTTCAAGAGAGGATGGCTCTGGCACAAGAAGCGCATTTGTTGAACTTTTTGGAATCTACCAAACTATCAAAGATAAAAAGATTGACAATATATCTAAAAAAGCGGAGATTACTAACTCTACTGCCGTTATGCTTGTGAGTGTGGCGACTGATGAGGACGCCATAGGCTATGTGTCATTAGGCTCTCTTAATTCATCTGTTAAGGCATTAAAAATTAATGATGTAGAGCCAAGCATAGAGCAGGTGAAAAACAAGCAATACATTCTTTCGCGCCCTTTTAATGTCGTTACAAATAAATACAATCCTCTAGCGCAAGATTTTTTGCAGTTTGCGCTTTCTCAAGAGGCTCAAGATATTGTTGTCAAAGCAGGATATATCCCTATGGGAGAGAAAAGCTTTACCCCCGCAAATCCTAGCGGCAAGCTTGTTATTGCAGGTTCAAGCTCTATAACGCCCCTTATGGAAAAGCTCAAAGAAGTCTATTTAGCGCAAAATAAAAATGCAAAAATTGAGATTCAGCAATCTGATTCATCAACAGGTATTAGCGCTACACTGCAAGGTATCGCGGATATTGGTATGGTAAGCCGTGAGCTTAAAGAGAGTGAAAGGGCTAAAAATTTGACAACGCAAGTTCTTGCCCTTGATGGTTTGGCTGTGATTGTGAATCCAAAAAATCATATCCAATCCTTAAGAAAAGAGCAAATCAAGGCTATTTTTGAGGGTAATACAGCACAATGGAATGAAGTCATTAACCAATAAAAGAATGACACTGCATTTCATCGCTCAAAGGACAATAATGACTAAAGTAAAAAGCATAAAAAATCTTTATGCAATGGGTGTACAGATATTGTTTGCCTTATGCGCTTTTGCCTGTGTGTTTGCCGTGGCAATAATATGTATCTTTTTATTTACTTCCTCTATCCCTAGCATTATGAAAATAGGGTTTATGGATTTTATTTTTGGCTCTTTGTGGCAGCCCAATGCGGAAGTCTATGGCATTGCACCTATGATTGTAGGAAGTGTGTATGTAACTGCACTTGCACTCTTAATAAGTGTGCCTTGCGGTGTGTTAAGTGCTATCTATTTGGTGTTTTTCGCTCATAGATGGGTGAGATATGTTTTAAATCCTGCTGTGGAGCTACTCGCAGGGATTCCAAGTATAGTGTATGGATTTTTTGGGCTGATTGTGATTGTCCCCTTTCTTTCCTCTCTGCTTGGCACAAGTGGCAAGGGTCTCTTGGCTGCTTCTGTGCTTTTGGGGATAATGATTTTGCCAACTATCATTCTTGTGTCTAAAATAAGTCTTCAAGGCATTGATAAGGCTTATTTAGAGGGAGGATTAGCACTTGGAGCGAGTAAAGAACGTGTGGCATTCTTCGTAATGCTAAGGGCTGCGCAAAGTGGTGTGCTAGCAGGGATTATTCTAGGCACAGGAAGGGCGATTGGCGAGGCGATGGCAGTAATTGTCGTTGCGGGGAATCAGCCCATATTCCCCCAATCCCTAAGCGATGGAGTGCGCACGCTTACTACAAATATTGTGCTTGAACTTGGGTATGCTGCAGATTTGCATAGGGAGGCACTTATCGCCTCGTGTGTGGTGCTTTTTGTCTTTATTTTAATGATTAATCTTTGTCTTAATGCGTTAAAAAGGAGGTGTGTGAATGAATAGAGCATTGCTAGCTATCACCCAAGCGTATGAAAAATATAAATGGGATATATCGCATAAGGATAAGCTTTCTTGCGCTCTTTCCTTTATCTTGCATATTTCTATGATTGTATGCGGAGCTATGTTTGTTTTTGTGATTGGCTATATTTTGCTTAATGGCATACAGCATATTCATATCAATCTTTTTGAGTGGGAATACACTACTCAAAATGTATCTATGCTCCCCGCAATTATTAATACCATAACCATAGTGTTTATTTCGCTTCTCTTAGCAATACCCATAGCGATTTTTGGCGCTATTTTCTTAGAGGAATACACACATTCACAATCACGTCTTGTGCGTCTTGTTGTTCTAGCTATTGAAACACTTGCTGGGATTCCAAGTATAGTATATGGGCTTTTTGGATACCTAGCGTTTGTTGTGTATTGTGGATTTGGGTTAAGCCTTTTAAGCGGGGCTTTAACCTTAGCCATTATGGTGCTACCTCTTATTTTACGCAATACCCAAGAGGCAATACGAGCAGTGCCTCACACTTACAAAGAAGCCTCACTTGGGCTTGGAGCTTCACTACTGCGCACTATTTTTGTTGTGATTTTGCCCTGTGCGATGAGCGGGATTGTAGCGGGAATCGTGCTAAGTGTGGGGAGGATAGTAGGGGAGAGCGCGGCATTACTCTACACCGCAGGAAGTGTAGCCCAAATAGCAGGTTTGTATGATTCTTCGCGGACATTAAGCGTGCATATGTATGCGCTTTTGAGTGAGGGGCAATATATGGAACAAGCCTATGCAAGTGCAGTTATCCTCCTTCTCATAGTGATTGGAATAAATACACTCTCGCACATTCTTGCAGCATATTTAAATCCCTACAAGCATTAAAGGTATAGAGAATGGAGAATATAGTTTTTCACATAGAGTGTTTAAATCTCTACTATGGGCAATTTCACGCGCTTAAAAATATCCATTTGGATTTATTGCGCAATGAAGTCAGTGCATTTATAGGACCAAGTGGTTGCGGTAAATCTACACTTTTAAAAAGCCTTAATCGTATGAATGATTTAGTGGAAAATTGCGTAATACAAGGTGATATACACTTTTGTGGGCAGGATATTTATGATAAAAGTTGTGATGTTAATATTTTGCGGAAACGTGTAGGTATGGTGTTTCAAAAACCAAATCCATTTCCTATGAGTATTTATGACAATATCGCATTTCCTTTACGCACACATTATTCTCTTAAAAAGATAGAGATTGATGAGAGTATAGAATCTTGTTTGAGAAGTGCGAATATGTGGGAGGAGGTAAAGGACAGGCTGCATAAGTCTGCCTTAGCACTTAGCGGAGGGCAGCAACAAAGACTATGTATCGCCCGCTCGCTAGCATTAAAGCCTGAAGTGATTTTGATGGATGAGCCCACTTCAGCCCTAGACCCTATCTCAACGCTTAAAATTGAAGATTTGATTAATGAGCTTAAATCGCAATATAGTATCGTGATAGTAACGCACAATATGCAGCAAGCTGCTCGCATAGCGGATAAGACGGCGTTTTTTCTTATGGGGGAGATGATTGAGTTTGACAGCACGGAGCAGATATTTACCACACCCAAGGAACAAAAGACAAAAGACTACATTACAGGGAGGTTTGGATAATGCGTGATGTATATACAGCACAGCTTAATGCACTTAATGCGCAATGCAATATAATGCTTTCTTTGAGTGAAGATTCATTAGCATATGCGTGTTTTGGTGATTCAAAAATGGATATAAAAGAGATTGAGTTTATAGTAGAGCAGCTTAATGGGCTTGAAAAAGATATTTTTCACGCTTGTGAGATGATTATCTTAAAGCAGCAGCCCGTAGCACAGGATTTAGAATCTATTACACGCATTATTCGGCAGATTCTGGATTTGCGTCGTATTGGGGAGATTTCACTCAATAGCGCTAGAATTATTGTCGATATGCCCCAAGCATATAGATTTAGCCTTTTAGGAAAAATGGCAAATCTGCTCTATGAGATGTTTAGCGCTTTTAGGGAAAATCATATGCAACGTGTAAAAGAGTTAGAGGATATTATTGATTCTTGTTTTAGGCAGGTTAAAGCACAAATTGCACAAAATATTCAAAATTCCTATCAAGATGCGCATTGGTGGCTTGAAATACTTATGTTATCAAAATATTTTGAAAAAATTGCCGACCATATCAGTGCTATGACTTATGCTTAGCGCTAAAAGGAAAAAGATGGGAGAAAAGATAAAGGATTGATGTGATTTTTGTTCTTGAAGATGATGAGGGAATTTTAAGTCTTGTGCTTTATGCTTTAGAATCTGCCAATCTTGATGCAAGGGGTTTCCACACACCAAGAGAATTTTGGGAGGCTCTTAATGAGGAAAAGCCCTCCTGTATCTTGCTTGATGTAATGCTGCCAGAGGAGAGTGGATTAAGCATTTTGCAAAAGCTACGCAATAATCATAAATACAAAGATATATGTATCATTTTGCTCACAGCTTTAGAGAGTGAAATCGATATTATCAAGGGCTTGGAGAGCGGGGCAGATGATTATGTGAAAAAGCCTTTTAGCGCATTGGAACTTATCGCACGTATCAAGGCTTTGCTACGTAGAAGTAGCCAACATAATGAATGTGAATTTACATTCCACGAGCTTACATATTCTAAGAAAAATCATAATGTCCGCATTGGGCATCAAGTTTTACATCTTTCTTTAAAGGAATTTGAGCTATTGGGCTTATTTTTGCAATCGCCCAATCGTGTGTTTAGTCGCGAGGAATTGCTTGAGATTATTTGGGGGTATAATATTTCAGGCACACGCACAATCGATATACATATCAATACTTTGCGCTCTAAGCTAGGAGCCTATGGCACATATATTAAGACTATCCGCGGCATAGGCTATCAGTTTAATACCTTGGAATCATAGAGGACAATGTGAAAAAAAAGATTTTTTATGCTATCTTTTTTGGCATTTTTAGCGTGCAAATATTAAGCATACTCAGTGTGGTGCTGATATTTGATAATCTCATAAAGTCCCAAACTTTCGCACGTCTAAGCTATGTACTGACGCATTTGCATACAGATGAAATTCATAAGATTCTTACCCATCAAAGCAGTGGATTCCCAACAGCCTATCGCATTACCTTGCTCTCTGCGCAAGGAGAAGTCCTCTATGATAATAAAGCACAAGTAGAATCTATGGATAATCATCTAATGCGCGATGAGGTGCAAGAGGTGCTTAAAGGTTCATACACAAGTCCTCGATATATCTTTACGCAAAGAGAATCTAAGACATTAAATGAGCAGACATTATATGCTACAACGCTTGTTGAGGTTGATTCTATACCTATTATCGTGCGTTTAAGTGAGAGAAAAAAGATGTTTAAAGCAGTGATTTTTGATTTGCTTCCTTATTTAAGCGCATTGTGTGTTTTTGGCATTATTTTGAGCGGCGTATTGGCATTAATATTAAGCAGAAAGATTATTGTCCCTATTGAGAATATTAATCTCTCTCACCCGCTTAAAACCAACCCCTACCCCGAGCTAAAGCCCTTTATGCAACGTATTGCCAAACAAAAGAAAAAAATCAAAAAGCAGCTTGGAATCATTAAGGCGCGACAGCGGGAAATTGAGATGATTATCTATAATATGAAAGAGGGATTTATCTTGCTTGATACAAAAGGGGCAGTGCGCTCTTTTAATGCTATTGCGCTTGAGTATCTTAACATTACAGCAGAGGATATAGTGTTTGAGATACCACATTTGCAGAGTATGAATACAGAGATTACATCTATGCTTGATGATACGCAAGGTGAGGATAGGCATTTTGAATGTGTGATAGGGGAGCGGACATTATATATTGTCGCGCTTCCTGTGCGGGTGAAAAATATGCTACAAGCCTTAGCGCTGCTTGTGATTGATAAGAGCGCACAAAAACAAGCCGAGGATTTGAGGAAGTCTTTTAGTGCTAATGTAACACACGAGCTTAAAACGCCTCTATCAGTGATATTAGCGAGTAGTGAAATGCTAAAAAGCGGTCTGGTAAAGCAAGGAGATGAGCAAAGCTTTTTGACAAAAATTTATATCGAGTCAAAGCGACTTTCCACACTTATAGATAATATTTTGCGCCTGTCATTTTTTGATGAAAACACCCTAGAGCTTGAAAAATCGTATGTGGATTTGTATGAGATATGCAAACGTGTGCAAAAAAATCTTATGCCCTTAGCGCAGAATAAAAATATTCACATATACCTTTTGCCCCCACCTCAAAGCAAGAGTGAGATTTGGGGGATAAGCTCACTTATTGAGGATATGGTATATAATCTTGTAGAAAATGCCATTAAATACAGCTATGAGGACAGTACTATCACGATATCTCTAAGCCACAAAGAGCAGTATATTACGCTAAGTGTGAAAGATGAGGGGATAGGGATTCCCCTTGAGGAGCAAGAGCGAATCTTTGAGCGCTTTTATTGTGTGGATAAAAGCCGTAGCAAAAAGCTTGGCGGCAGTGGGTTGGGCTTAAGTATTGTAAAACATATCGTTGGGATACATAATGCACGCATTAAGCTTGTAAGCAAAGTAGGTAAAGGCACAAGTATGAGTGTAGAGTTTATGCCCTATGAGACTTAATTTTACAAGCTTAGATTGATGTTTTGTGCGAATGATGAATGAAAAAACTCTAGTCGTTCAAGGGTAAGAGCAAGGGATATGAGGGATTCATAATATAATAGAGCTCTATCAGCTATAAAAATTGCATAAATTTTGTGCATAAATATATTTTTATGTCTAAAAGCTGTCTTTAAAACATCAAAAGTTGTGCAAAACAAAAACATATAATTAATATAGAATAGTTCATTCTCATTGAAAAAAGGGGATTATAAAACCTCTTGGAGAAAATTTAGAGCAAAGGGTAAAAATGGATATACATCAAATGTATAAGCAAAAGATTACAAGTGCAGAAAATGCGGTGAAAGTAATTAAGTCCGGTGATTGGGTCGATTATGGTTGGGCTGTAACTGCGCCTGTAGCACTTGATGTAGCCTTGAGTAAGCGCATCGAGGAACTAGATGATATTAAGCTTCGTGGAGGTATCTTGCTTCAAGTCCCTGAAGTCTTTAAAATCGATACACAAGGCAAACACGCCTCTTGGCATACTTGGCACGCAAGTGGCATAGGGCGCAAACTTATAGAGCAAGGCTTGGGATTCTATATGCCTATGCGATATAGCGAATTGCCACGATATTATAAGGAAACATCAGCTATGCCTAATGTGATAATGCTACAAGTTGCACCGATGGATTCACACGGGTATTTTAACTTCGGTCCTAGTGCTTCGCATTTATCTGCTTGCATAGAGAAAGCTCAAGTGGTGATTGTAGAGGTAAATGCGAATATGCCCCGTTGTTTGGGGGGCTTTGGCACAGATGTGCATATCTCACAAGTGGATATGATAGTCGAGGGGAGTAATCCACCCCTTATTGAAGTGCCCTCAGCTGAAATCTCTCAAGTAGATATGGCAGTAGCAGAGCTGATAGTAGAAGAGATAAGCGATGGAGCGTGCATACAATTAGGTATAGGCGGTATGCCTAATGCGGTAGGTTCTTTTATCGCAAAGTCGCATTTGAAAGATTTAGGCGTGCATACGGAGGTATATGTTGATGCGTTTGTGGAGATGACTGAAGCGGGTAAAATCAATGGCAAACGCAAGAATATCAATAAGGGCAGACAGACATATTCCTTTGCGATGGGGACTAAGAAGCTCTATGATTTTTTGGATAATAATCCTGAATGTATGAGTGCGCCGGTGGATTATACCAATGATATACGTATGATTGCTGCGCTAGATAATTTCATTTCTATCAATAATGCAGTGGATATAGATCTATTTGGGCAGGTAAATTCTGAATCTTCAGGCACAAGGCATATTAGCGGTGCAGGCGGACAGCTAGACTTTGTGCTTGGAGCATATCTGGCTAACAATGGCAAAAGCTTTATATGCTGCTCTTCCACAATGAAAGCAAAGGATAGCACACTTAAGAGCAGAATCTTGCCTACCTTGCACGAGGGTAGTATCGTAACTGCCACGAGGGCAAATGTGCATTATCTTGTTACTGAATATGGCAAGGCAAATCTTAAGGGCTTAAGCACTTGGGAGAAATGCGAGGCGATTATTGGTTTGGCTCACCCGGATTTTAGAGATGAGCTTATCCTCAAAGCAGAGGAGATGAAAATCTGGCGAAAAAGTAACAAAATTCGCCCATAATCTAAGAAAAGGAGGCAT encodes:
- the pstB gene encoding phosphate ABC transporter ATP-binding protein PstB; this translates as MENIVFHIECLNLYYGQFHALKNIHLDLLRNEVSAFIGPSGCGKSTLLKSLNRMNDLVENCVIQGDIHFCGQDIYDKSCDVNILRKRVGMVFQKPNPFPMSIYDNIAFPLRTHYSLKKIEIDESIESCLRSANMWEEVKDRLHKSALALSGGQQQRLCIARSLALKPEVILMDEPTSALDPISTLKIEDLINELKSQYSIVIVTHNMQQAARIADKTAFFLMGEMIEFDSTEQIFTTPKEQKTKDYITGRFG
- a CDS encoding butyryl-CoA:acetate CoA-transferase: MDIHQMYKQKITSAENAVKVIKSGDWVDYGWAVTAPVALDVALSKRIEELDDIKLRGGILLQVPEVFKIDTQGKHASWHTWHASGIGRKLIEQGLGFYMPMRYSELPRYYKETSAMPNVIMLQVAPMDSHGYFNFGPSASHLSACIEKAQVVIVEVNANMPRCLGGFGTDVHISQVDMIVEGSNPPLIEVPSAEISQVDMAVAELIVEEISDGACIQLGIGGMPNAVGSFIAKSHLKDLGVHTEVYVDAFVEMTEAGKINGKRKNINKGRQTYSFAMGTKKLYDFLDNNPECMSAPVDYTNDIRMIAALDNFISINNAVDIDLFGQVNSESSGTRHISGAGGQLDFVLGAYLANNGKSFICCSSTMKAKDSTLKSRILPTLHEGSIVTATRANVHYLVTEYGKANLKGLSTWEKCEAIIGLAHPDFRDELILKAEEMKIWRKSNKIRP
- a CDS encoding response regulator transcription factor translates to MIFVLEDDEGILSLVLYALESANLDARGFHTPREFWEALNEEKPSCILLDVMLPEESGLSILQKLRNNHKYKDICIILLTALESEIDIIKGLESGADDYVKKPFSALELIARIKALLRRSSQHNECEFTFHELTYSKKNHNVRIGHQVLHLSLKEFELLGLFLQSPNRVFSREELLEIIWGYNISGTRTIDIHINTLRSKLGAYGTYIKTIRGIGYQFNTLES
- a CDS encoding phosphate signaling complex PhoU family protein — its product is MRDVYTAQLNALNAQCNIMLSLSEDSLAYACFGDSKMDIKEIEFIVEQLNGLEKDIFHACEMIILKQQPVAQDLESITRIIRQILDLRRIGEISLNSARIIVDMPQAYRFSLLGKMANLLYEMFSAFRENHMQRVKELEDIIDSCFRQVKAQIAQNIQNSYQDAHWWLEILMLSKYFEKIADHISAMTYA
- a CDS encoding sensor histidine kinase, with amino-acid sequence MKKKIFYAIFFGIFSVQILSILSVVLIFDNLIKSQTFARLSYVLTHLHTDEIHKILTHQSSGFPTAYRITLLSAQGEVLYDNKAQVESMDNHLMRDEVQEVLKGSYTSPRYIFTQRESKTLNEQTLYATTLVEVDSIPIIVRLSERKKMFKAVIFDLLPYLSALCVFGIILSGVLALILSRKIIVPIENINLSHPLKTNPYPELKPFMQRIAKQKKKIKKQLGIIKARQREIEMIIYNMKEGFILLDTKGAVRSFNAIALEYLNITAEDIVFEIPHLQSMNTEITSMLDDTQGEDRHFECVIGERTLYIVALPVRVKNMLQALALLVIDKSAQKQAEDLRKSFSANVTHELKTPLSVILASSEMLKSGLVKQGDEQSFLTKIYIESKRLSTLIDNILRLSFFDENTLELEKSYVDLYEICKRVQKNLMPLAQNKNIHIYLLPPPQSKSEIWGISSLIEDMVYNLVENAIKYSYEDSTITISLSHKEQYITLSVKDEGIGIPLEEQERIFERFYCVDKSRSKKLGGSGLGLSIVKHIVGIHNARIKLVSKVGKGTSMSVEFMPYET
- the pstC gene encoding phosphate ABC transporter permease subunit PstC, giving the protein MTKVKSIKNLYAMGVQILFALCAFACVFAVAIICIFLFTSSIPSIMKIGFMDFIFGSLWQPNAEVYGIAPMIVGSVYVTALALLISVPCGVLSAIYLVFFAHRWVRYVLNPAVELLAGIPSIVYGFFGLIVIVPFLSSLLGTSGKGLLAASVLLGIMILPTIILVSKISLQGIDKAYLEGGLALGASKERVAFFVMLRAAQSGVLAGIILGTGRAIGEAMAVIVVAGNQPIFPQSLSDGVRTLTTNIVLELGYAADLHREALIASCVVLFVFILMINLCLNALKRRCVNE
- the pstA gene encoding phosphate ABC transporter permease PstA; its protein translation is MNRALLAITQAYEKYKWDISHKDKLSCALSFILHISMIVCGAMFVFVIGYILLNGIQHIHINLFEWEYTTQNVSMLPAIINTITIVFISLLLAIPIAIFGAIFLEEYTHSQSRLVRLVVLAIETLAGIPSIVYGLFGYLAFVVYCGFGLSLLSGALTLAIMVLPLILRNTQEAIRAVPHTYKEASLGLGASLLRTIFVVILPCAMSGIVAGIVLSVGRIVGESAALLYTAGSVAQIAGLYDSSRTLSVHMYALLSEGQYMEQAYASAVILLLIVIGINTLSHILAAYLNPYKH
- a CDS encoding substrate-binding domain-containing protein, translating into MKNLIWHSRFWSLCFVLLSVFGVSLGFAKAQDIHIISREDGSGTRSAFVELFGIYQTIKDKKIDNISKKAEITNSTAVMLVSVATDEDAIGYVSLGSLNSSVKALKINDVEPSIEQVKNKQYILSRPFNVVTNKYNPLAQDFLQFALSQEAQDIVVKAGYIPMGEKSFTPANPSGKLVIAGSSSITPLMEKLKEVYLAQNKNAKIEIQQSDSSTGISATLQGIADIGMVSRELKESERAKNLTTQVLALDGLAVIVNPKNHIQSLRKEQIKAIFEGNTAQWNEVINQ